One window of the Anaeromyxobacter dehalogenans 2CP-C genome contains the following:
- a CDS encoding antibiotic biosynthesis monooxygenase family protein: MEALARVQPGFLGVESARGADGLGITVAYWRDEDAIRRWRELADHRAAQRAGRERWYRAYRVRVCRVEREYAFP; the protein is encoded by the coding sequence ATGGAGGCGCTCGCGCGCGTGCAGCCGGGCTTCCTCGGCGTGGAGAGCGCCCGTGGCGCCGACGGCCTCGGCATCACCGTCGCGTACTGGCGCGACGAGGACGCCATCCGGCGCTGGCGGGAGCTGGCGGACCACCGCGCAGCGCAGCGGGCCGGGCGGGAGCGGTGGTACCGCGCGTACCGCGTCCGAGTGTGCCGCGTCGAGCGCGAGTACGCCTTCCCCTGA
- the nhaA gene encoding Na+/H+ antiporter NhaA produces MSGPGPLPVRLDPPVDPARDHVLGEPGADLTLVEYGSYACPHCHVAHEVVAELRDRLGDRLRYVFRQRPIRAEAARPAAELAEAAGLDGERFWHAHDLLMRRGPSFAAGELDAIARELGLPPRERGAGPWEGAAARVREDVESARRSGVHLTPTFFINGRRYEGPWDAAALSEALLGSLGHRLHAATLDFARWAPSTGLLLVVATAIAVAIANSSAGAAFTAAWQAPLGLSLGGRGFALPLVQWVNDGLLTLFFLVVGLEIKRELTVGRLASWRAAALPMAAAIGGMVAPAALYLLVIPAGPLAGGWGTTISTDTAFAVAILVLLGDRVPVDLRVFLTAAVIVDDLVAIAVVALFYSGAISLPWLLAAAAVTALLAGLNRAAISAAPPYVALGALLWACLHAAGLHPTLAGVILAVVTPTRPPPDLRALTGQAQAVLEAELRRAREGVLRHGPSEPALRALDAIHDRIESPASKLLRTLDPWASYAVLPVFALANAGVAWVPGALDGRGRLVAAIVLGLVAGKPLGMFLAARLAVRAGLAVKPAAYAWRQLAGAGALAGIGFTMSLFIAGQAFPDPADFRAAKIAIFAASLLAGVLGALVLWPRRSPAAEAEALPAPEGSEVDAAGT; encoded by the coding sequence ATGAGCGGGCCCGGACCCCTGCCGGTGCGGCTCGATCCGCCGGTGGACCCGGCGCGGGACCACGTGCTCGGCGAGCCCGGCGCGGACCTGACGCTGGTCGAGTACGGCAGCTACGCGTGCCCGCACTGCCACGTCGCCCACGAGGTGGTGGCCGAGCTGCGCGACCGCCTGGGGGACCGCCTCCGGTACGTGTTCCGCCAGCGCCCCATCCGCGCCGAGGCGGCCCGGCCGGCGGCCGAGCTGGCCGAGGCGGCCGGGCTCGACGGTGAACGCTTCTGGCACGCGCACGACCTGCTCATGCGGCGGGGGCCGTCGTTCGCCGCCGGCGAGCTGGACGCGATCGCGCGCGAGCTGGGGCTGCCGCCGCGCGAGCGCGGCGCCGGCCCATGGGAGGGCGCGGCGGCGCGCGTGCGCGAGGACGTGGAGAGCGCGCGCCGGAGCGGCGTCCACCTCACCCCGACGTTCTTCATCAACGGCCGCCGCTACGAGGGCCCCTGGGACGCGGCCGCGCTCTCGGAGGCGCTGCTCGGCTCCCTGGGGCACCGCCTGCACGCGGCGACGCTCGACTTCGCGCGCTGGGCGCCGTCCACCGGCCTGCTGCTGGTAGTCGCCACCGCCATCGCGGTGGCGATCGCGAACTCGTCGGCGGGCGCCGCGTTCACCGCCGCCTGGCAGGCGCCGCTCGGGCTCTCGCTGGGCGGCCGCGGGTTCGCGCTGCCGCTGGTGCAGTGGGTGAACGACGGCCTGCTCACGCTGTTCTTCCTGGTGGTGGGCCTCGAGATCAAGCGCGAGCTGACCGTGGGCCGGCTGGCGAGCTGGCGCGCCGCCGCGCTCCCCATGGCGGCGGCCATCGGCGGGATGGTCGCGCCCGCCGCGCTGTACCTGCTCGTGATCCCCGCCGGCCCGCTCGCGGGCGGGTGGGGCACGACCATCTCGACCGACACCGCCTTCGCGGTGGCGATCCTGGTGCTGCTCGGCGACCGCGTGCCGGTGGACCTGCGGGTGTTCCTCACCGCGGCGGTGATCGTGGACGACCTGGTCGCGATCGCGGTGGTGGCGCTGTTCTACTCCGGCGCGATCTCGCTGCCGTGGCTGCTCGCGGCGGCAGCGGTGACCGCGCTGCTCGCCGGGCTGAACCGCGCGGCGATCTCGGCGGCGCCGCCGTACGTCGCGCTGGGCGCGCTGCTGTGGGCCTGCCTCCACGCGGCGGGGCTGCACCCCACGCTGGCCGGGGTGATCCTGGCGGTGGTGACGCCGACCCGGCCGCCGCCCGACCTCCGCGCGCTCACCGGCCAGGCGCAGGCGGTGCTGGAGGCGGAGCTGCGCCGGGCGCGCGAGGGCGTGCTGCGCCACGGCCCCTCCGAGCCGGCGCTGCGCGCGCTCGACGCCATCCACGACCGAATCGAGTCGCCCGCGAGCAAGCTGCTGCGGACCCTGGACCCCTGGGCGAGCTACGCGGTGCTGCCGGTGTTCGCGCTCGCGAACGCCGGCGTGGCCTGGGTGCCGGGCGCGCTGGACGGGCGCGGGCGGCTGGTGGCGGCCATCGTGCTCGGCCTGGTGGCCGGGAAGCCGCTCGGCATGTTCCTGGCGGCGCGGCTGGCGGTGCGCGCCGGGCTGGCGGTGAAGCCGGCGGCCTACGCGTGGCGGCAGCTCGCCGGCGCCGGGGCGCTCGCCGGCATCGGCTTCACCATGTCGCTCTTCATCGCCGGACAGGCGTTCCCGGACCCGGCCGACTTCCGCGCGGCGAAGATCGCGATCTTCGCCGCGTCGCTGCTCGCCGGCGTCCTCGGCGCGCTGGTGCTCTGGCCGCGGCGCTCGCCCGCGGCGGAGGCGGAGGCACTCCCGGCGCCCGAGGGGTCCGAGGTGGACGCGGCGGGCACGTAG